Sequence from the Opisthocomus hoazin isolate bOpiHoa1 chromosome 7, bOpiHoa1.hap1, whole genome shotgun sequence genome:
CGCTGCACACCTGGCAAATAAGGAAAGGTCGTTGATGGGGTGTAGATGTGGTCCCACATCCCACTTTCCAGATGGGGCACAACGTTTCTCCTCACTACCCAGATACCCGCATTTCTCTCCcatggcagctgcagcaggggagggagaggactGCACTAGACCATCCCTCTCATCCTGACACAGCCAAAGGGCAGCCAGGTGGCAGGAGGACTACCTCTTCACCACTGCTTACCAGGCTCTCTGTATTTTCTAAAGGTGTCATTCACCAGCGGGAAGAACACCACTGTCGGCGCCTCTGGGGTCTCTGCATCTTCGAAGACATAGCACtcctttagatttttcttttcttcttcactcAAGTGGATTTTGGGAAATGGGATTCCCTGCTTTAGGAAGTACTTGGAGGCTTCTTCCAAAGGCTgcattcagacagaaaaaaaggttgTGAATTCTGCCACCCCACCCTCCCCAACTTTTCCAAATGCACAATGCATCCACCAAAGGCTCTTTACAAAGATCAGGGAGCAGCATTCACTGCCAGTGTTTCTTCTGGCCTTTGTCTCTTGTGTGAGATACTAAGTACTAGTTATTAACAGAACAACATTTCAAGACCCAGCCTCGAACTTTCACTCCTGATTGCTGtcctacctcctcctcctcatcagcCTTTATCTGCAAGATAAATAAGATGTtcatggctgcaggcagggtaTCCTAGCTGCTCAGGACACAGAAACATGCCTTTTATGGGAGAAAATCGTGAAATGAGCAGAATGGACAGGAATCTCAAATGGTACAGTTTCTAAATATGAATTCACAAAGGTACAAACATTCCATTGACttgtgaaatatttaaaagcctCTTAACTGTCTTAGATGCCTTAAGGTGATTTTGAAAAGCGATGTCAGCATCTGGAAGCAAACATTGTCTTGACTGAAATGTTAATTTAATCTTGCAAGTCTGTAAGTCATTTTTGGAAGCAGGATTTTTGTTCCTGTATCTGGTTTATGTATATGAAAACTTTGGTCTTCAAGAACTTCTGTCTTATCGATATCTAGTAACAGGAATTATAGGCCAGGTTGTGAGCTGGTATTTGAATACAGCAGACATGGCATCAAAAGGACAATTCTTCTCCACAatttagaacaaaaaataaaaatccagttaCCATTCTGAAGACAACTAGACAAATTACTTCTAGTTCAACTGCATATGGATATCCTTTAGATAGATATCACAAGACAAAAGAAACGAGTTCATCAGTGGTGGTACTAGTTCCAGAGCAACACTCCATGCTTAGTGTAGGCTTGATAGCCATATCAAGATCCCAGGAGCACAGAGGCCTAGGAGAAAGCATTTACCTAATGGagacttcattaaaataaaagatttagAAAACTGATACTACTTCTGCTCTCCTTAGGGGATTTGCCATGGTATACCAGCATCACCGAGAGAGCCACACATCTACAAAATGGCAGCTGTATGCCAAGAATCCTTTTCTCCCAGAATcaatttcttctacagaaataacTCTAACTCCATAGAAGTTAAAGTGCTAAACAGGCTAAAAGACAGTGGTCATTATTGAAGAAAAGAGAGTGGTTGTCGCACCGATGTCTGTGATCCACAAGAATAGTTTAAGTGTAGGACAACATCCACTTTCCTCTCTGGCCTCATGAGCGGTGGGTAGCTGATATCGATGTATCCCGCCGTGTCTGCCAGGCACATGAACTCTGCTGTTTCTGTCAGTTGGTTGGGGAAATTCTCTAGTACGGTAtctgaaaggaaatatttcttactATAACTGATTCACTTAAGTCATTTATTTGTTGTTTGGCTaataagggaggaaaaaatgcCTTTTATCTCCTGATTACTTTTGCTTTCCAAGACCCTGCCACGCTATGGAATCTGACCCTTGACACAGAACAGAAAGACCTGTCCAAGGTAAAAAGACAGAGCTCCTTCACTCTGCATGCTGCTCTTCTCCAGTCCCTGATGAGCAGTAGCTGTCTTTCCCTGGAATCAAGTGATTTCTTGGAGTATTTATTAACACTTCAATTTCAGTAAAAACGAAGCTGTGCCGCTATTTGATCTGTTTTGCAATTTCACTTTAAGCTCAGTGAAAGTGCTTGTTTCTAGCAAGCCACTTCTGCTAAAGATGCTTAGTTCTGCCTGGCTGATTTGACTGAATGCAATTTACTAGTTatctttaaatttttctttccaaaatgaagACTAAAGCCTGTTCaccctctgccttctcttcacTAATGAAAACATCAACCATCTAAGCAGACAAAAATTAATATTCAGGGATGTTTACCTTTCCATATACAGAAGCTTTTGCTCTGGAGGTATTCGTTGTGCACCTGGAACCCCTTCAGAAAGTTGTGGAACTTTGAAACCATCACCCGCTCAGTCAGGACCTGCCGAATGATGCCCATGATGCCACATTCAGGGGTGACTAAGTAAGTCTCCAACTCATGGCTCCTGGCTGGTAGGGAAGGTTCATCTCCTTCTGTAGGGTACAGGAGATTAACAAGTTGTTGCTCTGATACAGTGCTTTGCAATACCTGAATTACCAAAAggtaattattatttaattaataattataattaataaaatattattagCTAGTGGAAAGAAGAGCCCAATAAGACATGGCAACATACAATCAAATCCATATCAAGACAAAAATCAATGTTCAGTAAAGCTGAAAAAAGCAATCTACCACTTGGTAGAAGTCATAGGTGGATTGCCTAGGTGAAGGTCAGTGGAGGCTGAGCAGTGGGATTCGGCTTCTTTCAAAGATAGTCCCAACcagctttgaaaaaataaaaaatgctgtcAGGAGGATTAGACATCCAAAAAATAGCAGAGAAAGAGGATTGCGCTAAATGACACCTCATGAGATTGGGAAAAAGGATCGATGACTTTCTAGCAGAGGCATTTATTGAGCTCAGCGTTCTGCAACACTTCCCTAGAGAAAGTGATGAGAAGCCCACAAATCAAACTCGCTAACCACATTTGAACACAGGGAGAACAGCCAACACCTCTAAGGACCACACAGGTTTACAAGGAGATCAAAGAACACTGAAATGGCATTCCACGTAGTTGATATATCCAAGTCTTCAACAACAACATACGAAGATCTGCCAAGGCAGACAGAGAAAACAACACTGAGATGTTTGTTACAACACTTATGTTCACTGAAAGGCCCTTGGCAAAGATGATGTGCTAAAAAACTTCAGTAGTTTTATATTTGGTGGCAAATCACTTGCATGAATTCAGTCCAAGGGAGACTAATGGAAATAATGTTGCTATGAATGAATTCAGAGAGGAAACCTGATTATGTATCGCTGGCAACAGGAcacctcaggggaaaaaaaaaaaaccaaaacgacAGTGCAGAATTGGCCTCAGTTTTAAGATTTAAAAAGGCTTCATAAAGATTTCACACTATATACATCTGAATGCAACATTCATTTAAAGATTAACAGGACAACAGGTAAGGTAGAAACAGAAACATAACCAACCAACATCAACAGTCCTGTGTTGGGTACACCTCATTGAGCACCTTTCTGTAGGATGTGATGAATACCAGGCATCCAACAGGTTGTAGGAAAATACGTTGCTCCACAGGCCTGTGCAATGGTAGAGAACAGGGAAACTGCTTTGCAagcattttaatggaaaatatccctttaaaaaaataacctttcaTCTTTGCAATGAGTATCGGAACACCTCAAGGTTTCCAAGAACTGCATTAAGTTCTTTTGTAGCAATCACATTCTGTCCTCAAAGAGGAACCTAAACAGTTTTAAACATTGTGCTAGGCCTTCAGCCACTGTAATTCATTGTCTCATACAACTATTGCCAATATACTGCAAACAAACATTTTCCAGCCTGCACATTCCTGTCCTATAAACAACTGTCAGGAGAGAGTAAAACCATGCCATTTCACATGAAGTAAGGGTTTAGTCTACAAAGTATGTTGTATACAACTCTGTACTTAGTTAAAGGTTTGGCAGCTGCTCCTGAATAGCCAAGATGCAAGCGGTTAGAGCACAATTTGGGATAGTCTGCAGAGTAGTCCTCTAAAATGAGACATCTTCTATGTTCCTTGTAAGATTTCCCTTGTCACATTTGGATCATCCCCATAGTCCTCCTCTCACTTTTGCCCATCCACTTAAAAGAATATCTAAAAACACCTCCCCAGTGCAGAAATCTCCAAAAGCCTCTTGGATCTTGAAAAGTATTTCttcctccagagctctgctccaggcccttGAGAAGAACTCTGCCAGAAAAGGCAGTGCTGAGCTTTGCCTTGAAAAATCTCTACCAGTGAAAGCTTTGCAAAAGCCATACATCACAAAGTATGAAATACAATAATTATTCATTCCTAAAATTAGTAACAGAAATACAATTCCCTTTTAAACCTGGCTTATTTTGTGGAGTGGGACGAGAAGCCAAGGATCTTCTGCTTCACAGTAATGAGAATGCGACTCGCTTGAGAAATGTTAGAAATAAATCAAATAGGGGCCCTTTGGATCTACACTGAGCTGGCAGCCAGAGTTCATTTGCAGATAATTACTGGCCAGTTTTCCATCAACACAGCTTCATCTTGAGAAGCTTCTGTGCAGGCCTGCTGTGAGGAGGCGGCTCCTCTGATTTCTCCTGTCTTCACTTGGTGCCTCCTCACTCCAGAACTATTGCGGCTCCCTGAGCTCCAGCAGTTACACACTGCTTGTGCATTTTAATATCTTCCAAacactggtgtcccccaggactTGTTCATAATTACATAACAAAGTTTCCCTAACCTTTTGCACTGAATTTTCATGATACTTATATTTGCTGAATGAAGAACTACCAGGAGAGACAGTATCTTTTACTAGGCTGACAGAGCTGAAAAGAGCAGGCAAGCTTTCACACACCCTAGCCTTTCTTCTGGAAACCTGATGGTCTTGTATCCCCACAAGCTCATCCAATCTTTCCAGCCCTAGCCACCGCTCTTATAAAAGGCCTCGTCTCTGCCTGCAAATGACACCCTGCTTCTATCCTTGCAACCCAAGAGGGCATTACGTGTTGCATCACTAGATGGCAACATTGCTTTAACTCTTGACTCCATCCTTTCTAAAGCTACACTTAGGGCTGTGGGTTCACCAGCCTAATTCAGGTGCTGGGGCTGAGAACACAGAGCTCAGCCCAGACTGGGTGTGTTGAGAGTGCTTACTAGCTGGCCACCTTGGGTATGACCACACCACACCACTGTTGTTGCAAAACTGCAACAGAAGGCAGCTCCacagtctcacctagctctgtgACCAACCTTCTACCTCTGGCAGTCAGCACAGAGTGATTAATGTAAGAATACAAGAAAATGGGAAGTATGAAGGAGTTTCTTCTGCATTGTGCTTGATTTGGTACGTCCAGTGCTGGTGGCTGTATCTGAACTATTGTGTTTCAGAGCCACCAGTGGGACTACCTTGCTTGaacttttcctcccctttttagACTTCTTTATACTCTTAGATCCTGTGGTATCTTCCGAGTCGTCTCCCTCAGCCACCTCTGTTCTTAATTCATGACATCACTAAAAGCTCTAAACACAGCCATGAAAGCTCTCAGATTTCGTGTCTGTGTGTCTAAGCACAAGCTCCTGTTCCTCACACACAGCTTTTTCGCATGGTTGTACCAATATAACTCTGGACTCTTGCATAACACATTGAGGTGTACAACTTCTCTGCACACTAGATAAAGAATACCACATGGAGTTACTGCTTATATGGATTTTTCAGTTCATAAGTAAACACTTTCTTACTGGTATCCTTGGTGTCCTGTTGTGTGTTGTGCTTATTTACATGCAATACATCTCTTGCTCAGGTTTAAGAGCAGATGGACTCTTCTGCAGACAACTTCACCCCAGAGAACCCGCATACAAAGGGGTGGGGTAGAGAGTTCCAGCATTATGCAAAACTAAAAGAATTGCATAAAAACTGCAACGTTGTCATTCCTGCATTATTGGGAGCTACCCACTTTACTGAAACAAGGACAACAAAACTCACTGATTTTATCATGCTAGCAAAATTACAAAGGATTTAGAGTACTACTAAACTTGCAAAAATACCAGTAACAGTTCAGAAAACTGCtcaaaatttctgtattttataacaAACTCAGCAACAACATTGCCTTTTGTTATAAAATCATGCCATTCATAGACAAATTTGGTTTTAAGATTCCAGTTTCAACATACAAATGTTTTCCTTGTGGAACTCTGCTGCTGATCAGTTGAAAACAAACCTAACCTTTTTAAGCAGCCCTGAAACTTCAGGCATGAGAGTCACCATTCAAGACAAAAGCAACAGTTAATAGCATTATTTGAAATTTCCTCTAAGTATTTTTAGCCCATCTCCAGTATCTAAGGAATTCAGCCAGAGGTGAGAACAACATGTTGAACACTTTGCTTCAGTCCTACATGTTGCAGGGCACTGGCTGCAATATGCAGGGTCtgtattatattaaaaataaagtacatATTTCTGCAATTCAAATTTTTGCAATGGAGCACATCACCTTTCATGAAACAGATGCGGGATTCAGGGAGCTTCTTCATTAGGCGACCCATGAAGAACTCACTGCCAAAATCCTCTGCACGAATGAAGGCGCCGTATTTTAAGAACCCAACCTCATAAGGGGTGAATTCCACCCATTCTGCAGAGgaacaaaataaacttttaaatctCGATCCTATCCCTACTTCCCCGCAGGAATGGCTCTGAAATGACAAGGAAGCAGCTGCAGGACAAACTCTGTCAGCAGGGTGATCACAGACTGTCATTCCTCACGGTACGGAATTATCATTCAGCTGGTTTCAGCCACTCACTCATTTACATTTCCCAAACTTGCTCATCCAGAACTTTCCAGCGAGCCAGCCTAAGTTACCCCACAGGTGGAGCTAAGGCTTTGACTTGTGAGTACCTTGGTTGTCCTTAAGAACCTCCCCCAGATTTCACCTGCCCCATAGAAGATGGGTTCCTCCCAGAGCCTAGGCACAAAGTCTAGAAATGGAAGAGGAGGTTAAGGAGGAAAAGGAACTGTGTATGAATGCTATGCTTCAGTAGTGGAAGGCGTTGCAGAACATGCAGAAACTGATAATGCAGATCATTTAAGCACCAACTGAGTCCAGATACAGCTCAATTTCGCCATCACCTTTGAACTCTGCAAGGCTGTAGTCTTCTTTCATGTTGAGGATCATGTAGATAGGTAGGGGATTCTGACCCTGATTCAATGCCTGTCGCTCATCTGAGAgtttgtggttgtttttctgtaaattgaccagagaaaaagcaaaaccaagggACCTTTTTGGCATGGTGTGTGGGCTTGCAAGattacagcaaaataaataccTGCTTCATCTTAATTTTCTTAGTCTCTCTACTCATTTTGTGTCCGCACTTTTTGGTAACCAAGGAGTGATCAAAACATTGACACATCCACATAAGCTTATTTAGTTACATGTGAGCTGTAGGACACTGTGATACAGCGGTCTTGTTCTTTCCAGTAAACGCATCCATTTTACATGGATTATGTAAGTTCTcacagggaggaagagagaaacagaaaccaGGAGCAGTACTCTGCTGTTAGGTAGTCAGATACTCACACTAGTAGAAGGAAACAGGTTTTCTGCCCTACCAAATACTGCTTGGTCTGCTAATTATGTGTTGAGAGATATGTGGGGACAAATCCCCTTTGTTAGTAAGCAGAATTAATCTGCTGAGTGATGCTGGCATGCTCTCAGGCTAGCATCTGTCCCTGGAGCTTCATTTTTCATACAACAGAATTCAGTAGCTGTTAAGGAAACATAGACACGCTACCCCATCACTTAATGCTTTTTCCAGCAGAAGCCCCCAAAAATCAGTACTAGAGATCTGGTATCCCTCTTGCTTTCGCAGTTTAAGCTCCTTGTCATAGTACTTCAAGCTCTCCAGGGAAAAGCAGTTTAGCTTGCACTTGGTCATATGTCTGCGGACTTCACCAATCGGTCTGGACAGATCCTTGCGTGACCAGTCAGCGCTCTGATACAAATGTGACAAGGTCCTAGGGTAAAGAAAGGAAGTATGTTGTCATATGCTCTACACACTTTCACTTTTTAGACTTAGATTTAAGGACCACATCAAATGAACTAGCTGAGGTTCATTCAAAACATCTTTTGGGCTCAGTTGATTATTGAAGGGAAAAGATCTCGAGGACCCCTCCAGATCACTAGTGAAAGCTGAGGACTCGCAAAAAGTCCGTCTGTGCTGTGTAGGTTTATGCAGAAGGCTGTGATTTGCACCAGGGTCACTCACTAGGAAAGACCCTAGAGATGAAAGAAAGGGTCAAGGAAAATGTTGTTCCCCATAAGCAGTACCTAGGCCATAAGTTGGCTTAGGCAATGTGTTCCTAATGCAGCAATAAAAAAGCTCAAGACTAAAGAGGTACACCTTCCTTTACCAAAATGAAGACAATAAATCTCTCACACAGCAGACTACAGAGGTGAGAAATGATGTCTTTGTTCAGGAACTCCTTACCATGTTGAACCAGATGACCCAGTAATGTATGAAATAGCATCTAAGAGATCCAGCTTCTGCAGACCCAACAGGTTGCCTAACAGAGATGTCAGTGCCCGGGTGCCACCTCCTGTTGTCATGACTGCTATAACTGGTACCTGTTTAAACATCAACACAGCAGTGGTAAGCAAGAACTTTACCAGTACATGAGATCAGAACTGAATGAACTGCAGCATTTCTGTCCCACAAGAAATTCCAACATTTCCCCATTTCCCCAAGCAGGGTGAAAAAGATGAAAACCTGttattttgcacagaaaaattATAACTAAAAAAAAGACTGGTAATTAGCTAATTTTGACCTTTTCAATCAAAATCAACCAATTTTCATTCTAAACCATTAAATGCTGGCTTACCAAAGCAGCTCAAATCTTTGTTTCAAGGCATTTCAATGTTAGACTGCATTTTCCTTAGTGGTATATCATCTCATGAGAGCTCTATTTTGAGAACAAGCAGAACTCATCCTCTCTTGTAAGTCAAGTATAAGAACTATATTACATTTCCTCTAAAGTACCTAGAGAATATAATTGCAGTGATGAACCCCAAAGCCTAATGGCATGGAAATCAGAATTGTGTTACAGGAAGGCAAATTCCTCCAAAAAGCCCACTAAGAGAAGAGCAGCCAAATGAGATTTCCCATGCACATTTCCAGGCAATTGCATCAAGGAAATACTCAGCGGTGGCCTGATCCAGTGAAGCATTTCAGGTGAAAACAAAGTATTCTGATTTGAGTTTACCTGACTACGAGAAAACATTCTCTTGTTGCAAAATGTGAAATTAGTAGTTAAAAGTGCTTCTCCCAAAAGATTCTTATCCTTAAGAAACtgcttttttccactgaaaatagtGTGCTAATGAGAAACAATATACTTGTTTGTGATCAGTTTATGAGCAGGGACATAATTTATAGCATCCAAAGCAATTCTGTCACATAATGTTTAATATGTCTTTGGTCCAAGTGTCCTGGACAAAGGGTGAAGTACAGGTGAAAGAAAAGCTCccaaaatgaaaatttcactTCTGAAGTGCCTAATCACAGACAATGCTCCTTTCCTAAAGCACCAGCCACCCCCAGGCCAGCATGGACATGAGCAAATACAAACCCTAACTCACCCAGACAGatgagagaaaaatgctgaatgtCTTTGTGCAGTTAGAACGACAATACAGCTGTGACGATAAGCAACAGAGGAGTGAGTCTGTGATAAGAAACATCCTCATCAATCTGTGTTATGTACTATCACTTTAACTGTTGGGTTTTCCCCCTCCAAAACACCTTATGGGGCCTTGGTGACTGAATGCTGAGCTAATAGAGTAGGACTATCCAGGTCCAcaatttacagatgaaaaagaaatcagtcaGGGAAAAGAATTCTGATTTATGGCATTCTGTTTTCTGAGCAAACGTGTAGCAAGTGGGTTCCATACTACCCATGCTCTCACATTGTTTCATCTAAACATTTCTTGATGCTTTACATGGGGCACTGAATACATCAGAGCTCGTTAAGGAACAATATGTGAATGGCTACAAGCATAACACATTCTTGTTACACAGCATAATCCAGTCGCTATTGTGGTCCCCATACCTCATGGTCTTGTAGGTCTTGCTCTAAATGGAGCgcttttttcagagcagaagccACAAACTTCCTCCGTTTCTGTAGGAAATTTTTCTCCTCCATACACAGATCAAAATCCAAGCGAACACCTAAGTTTCTTGACCTCAAACAAAGTCCAGGGTTAAATACGATGTGCATAGTCACATACAATTAATGTCTAGACCCAAGCTTTGCAAGTTTCAAACTCTACTATTGGGCTTAGAAAAGCTGCAACTGCAGCCCCACAAAAGCACATCACCACAAAGcagagaaaaggctgagaaagtttAAAAGTTGTAAAATCttcctgtaaaaaaaacccagaaatattgTTTATTGCTAtgctgattttcaagaaatgtctAACATAAATACTGCAATACATATACAGATACTATAAACAGTGGAATATTTAGGATTTGTTGCCTGAAGACGTCCAAGTTTTATAAATACAAATACTCCAGGTTCTTTACAAGTAAGGAAAGTGAGGTACAAACACATATTTTTCTAAACTCATAGCTCCATAGATTTTGCAGCCAGAAGAGATTATTCTCCCCTTCCAAACTGAACTCCTGCATCATAGCATAACAGGAAGCTTTACCCAGCACAGTTAACAACATTCACCTTCTGGACGTGGGTAACTAACATGGTAAATAGGAGTAAATATAATCATTGACTAAATACTTTATCCCTTAGTTACAGAAAAGGTAAGAAGGCAAAAAATCTGGGCACCTTCTTTTTTACACAGCCACAAAACCCAAAGACAGAATTTCTTACCAGTCATTTGACTTCACATGTAAATTTATTGTTtcatcctagaaaaaaaaaacccacagtataAGCACTGGAGATTATTTTATGTCCTTTCCTTTCAGTCAGCTTTGAAGCCCTTCACTTTTTCTGAGAGCCATGTTGGAGCCACAAAGCCATAACAATCAGAAAATCCATCCCATTATTAAAACTTCTCCAACtccactttattttctttaaactgttttaAACGAAAGATAAACAGAGCAGTATACAGTAAAACGAGCACCAGCTCTGCCAGTATGCCCTGTCTTGCCTCATTGTTTGCATTTGCTCTGACCTGCGTTAGTCCCCCAGCTGGTCACAGGAACACCTCTCTCAAGTGTTTGGCTATGTGGTTTGGTCCATAACCCTCTCTGCTAGGAATGTAAGGGCGCTAGCAGTTAGATACCTAAACCCCTACTTCACACTCATCTAGTTAACTGATGCCTATTGATCTTTGGTCCACAGCTTCACATTTATTCTAAAAAGTTAGCATCAATCACCTTTGCTACTGCTACTTTCTCCTTGAAGGGAAGTGAGTCCAGAGGAATAGTGAGGGATGCATGGCAATCTTTTTTCTCTTCACCTGAGgtagactgaaaaataaattataaacgtagaaaaatattcaatgTATACACCACAAAAAACCACTGTCATCAACTTATTTTTTCAAATGTAGTCACCGTCCAGCAGTTTCCAAGCTGGCAGCTAATATTTAGGCATCTTAGGGGTTACAATGCTCTTCCAGAGCAGTACATGAAAGatggcttttaattaaaaatacaaattctttctCTTTGCCTCAATCAAGTATGGAAAACCAAGAGTCTACTGTGCTTAAGCTAAGGATCACATACTGGGCAGAAGTTAGGCTGCTTCTCTGCTAGAGCCATGTGCAGCTCTGACAGGCTGTACTTCGTGTAATGGAAAGCCAGGGGCTCCACAAGTCGCTGGGAAGACCCCAGCGACAGGGTCTGGCTCTTTTCATAGGATCctttcactgaaaataagaagtctttttctaaaaagaaaagattaaaagcaTGTAAGTTAATGATAATGATCTCAGCAATAGAACATTAAATGGTCAttcagaagttctcattttaatATACAAAACATTCAACAATGCTTAAAAGCTTCCAGACTCTATTTATCCAACCAGGGAACATTACaggaagaagaattaaaaaaagagcttATAAAACAGAAGTAGCTGTTTTACAAACTCCGATATACAGGCAAATtgggaaaaaagtaaattattGAGATAGAAATATGTATTTACTTCCATTTTAGAGCATTAACAAGATTTGTCATCATTCTAATCATTCAATTCAATTATACAGTCCATTTTTTATAGTCAGTTAGCATAGATACACTCTAATTGTTGGATCTATGATCCTGTAGATATTTCTAACCATCCACCTCCTGTGCTCTAATTGTAAGAACAAAGTAGGAAAATTACCTGataagaaaatgacaaaaaaaatgagagattttcagtttactgtaaaataagat
This genomic interval carries:
- the LOC104328115 gene encoding cytosolic phospholipase A2 epsilon is translated as MGSYWSVRESEECPCCSLSVKIIRMRNLRKADLFSQTDCYISLSLPTASPETVRTKTIKNCKDPVWNETFSFRIQSQVKNILELKVYDENAIAKDDLLFTVLFDVAKIQLGETVRLTFQLNPKTQEMLEVEFASESIPVAPEKLVTNGVLVSREISCLEVLVDNRQMKKEPSEKDFLFSVKGSYEKSQTLSLGSSQRLVEPLAFHYTKYSLSELHMALAEKQPNFCPSTSGEEKKDCHASLTIPLDSLPFKEKVAVAKDETINLHVKSNDWSRNLGVRLDFDLCMEEKNFLQKRRKFVASALKKALHLEQDLQDHEVPVIAVMTTGGGTRALTSLLGNLLGLQKLDLLDAISYITGSSGSTWTLSHLYQSADWSRKDLSRPIGEVRRHMTKCKLNCFSLESLKYYDKELKLRKQEGYQISSTDFWGLLLEKALSDGKNNHKLSDERQALNQGQNPLPIYMILNMKEDYSLAEFKEWVEFTPYEVGFLKYGAFIRAEDFGSEFFMGRLMKKLPESRICFMKGLWSNVFSYNLLDAWYSSHPTERCSMRCTQHRTVDVEGDEPSLPARSHELETYLVTPECGIMGIIRQVLTERVMVSKFHNFLKGFQVHNEYLQSKSFCIWKDTVLENFPNQLTETAEFMCLADTAGYIDISYPPLMRPERKVDVVLHLNYSCGSQTSPLEEASKYFLKQGIPFPKIHLSEEEKKNLKECYVFEDAETPEAPTVVFFPLVNDTFRKYREPGVQRSPAEMAQGNVDVSSVFSPYCINSFTYTEEEFDKLVELTSYNIQNNKHLILQALNSAIEQKRQHKK